One segment of Arvicanthis niloticus isolate mArvNil1 chromosome 5, mArvNil1.pat.X, whole genome shotgun sequence DNA contains the following:
- the Ca6 gene encoding carbonic anhydrase 6: MVNYDVEEPELSMTNNGHTVQITLPHSMHMRDSDGNTYVAEQMHFHWGGRDSEISGSEHTFDGMRKMMEVHCVHFNQKYETYEKAKDQEDGLAVLAVLVEVDEYAENTYYSNFISELSNVKHPGQTTTLKNVNIRNLFPEDIRHYYTYDGSLTTPPCTENVKWFVLRDPVTLSKVQAVTIENSVMNHNNEIIQSGYRKTKPLNNRVVEANFPYSPEEYPKYHLDTKHKHEKAPHGWKHKNKENLP, translated from the exons ATGGTCAACTATGATGTGGAGGAGCCAGAGCTCTCTATGACTAACAACGGACACACAG TACAGATCACCCTGCCGCACAGCATGCACATGAGAGACTCTGATGGCAACACGTACGTCGCAGAGCAGATGCACTTTCACTGGGGTGGTAGGGACTCGGAAATAAGCGGCTCTGAACACACCTTTGATGGGATGAGGAAAATGATGGAG GTTCACTGTGTTCACTTCAATCAGAAGTATGAGACCTATGAGAAAGCCAAGGACCAAGAAGACGGCTTGGCTGTGTTAGCGGTCTTGGTTGAG GTGGACGAATACGCCGAAAACACTTACTACAGCAACTTCATTTCTGAGTTGTCCAATGTCAAGCATCCAG GACAAACGACAACCCTGAAAAATGTTAACATCCGGAACCTGTTCCCTGAGGACATCAGACACTATTACACCTACGACGGCTCGCTCACCACTCCTCCCTGCACAGAGAACGTCAAGTGGTTTGTGCTTCGGGATCCTGTCACCCTCTCCAAGGTCCAG GCTGTAACCATAGAAAACTctgttatgaatcacaacaaCGAGATCATTCAAAGTGGTTACCGCAAGACGAAGCCCCTCAACAACAGGGTGGTGGAAGCCAATTTCCCATACTCCCCGGAGGAAT ACCCTAAGTACCACTTGGACACGAAACACAAGCATGAGAAGGCTCCACACGGttggaaacacaaaaacaaagagaatctaCCATAG